The sequence TTTTCGCAGGAAATAAATGCCATTCCCATCATTAAAACAAACCCAGCCTGTTTCATTTTTTGGACTAGTAGGTTTTTCATAGTTAAGTTATTTAGAATTACATAACAAATGTAAACAATTAACAATTAAAAGGTTAGGGGTAAATCCCCCAAATTGATTAGGGTTTTCCTGAAGGCATTTGGGGTTGGGTGATTGGCAAAAAAGTGAAATGCGTTGACCAAAACACCCTAATCAAAATCTTCTTCTTAAAATAAGAGATGTTTAAATAACAATATTTTAGGTTAATCTTCTTTTTTTTAACAGTGGTAAACTTTATTTTCGTGATTCATTTTTAAAAAAAATAGTATGAAAGAATTAATCGAAAAAATCCACGGAGAATTTGAAACCTTTAAAACAGAATCAGATTCACTTACAGAAAAAGGAGTTAAAGCTGCAGGAGCAAGAGCGAGAAAATCAACGCTTGAATTGGAGAAATTATTAAAACAATTTAGAAAAGTTTCTATCGAAGAATCGAAAAAATAATAAAAGTAAAACTATCAGCATATTAATGCCGATATGTTTCTATTTAAAAGGCCTGTGTTTAAAACGCCGGCCTTTTTTTATTAAACTAGTTAGTAGTTGAAGACTATAGGAAAAATAGGGAGTTAGATGTTCCAAGTACAAGTACATCTCTTAGTTCTTTGCTCTAGCTTATGACGATCAAACAAGAAAAACACTTTTATAAACGGATTGTTTTGTAAATTATATTTATTTGATTTTCTTCCCAATAATAATTAGTTTCCAATGCGAAATCTCATAATAGGTTGCTTCTGTATTGTTTTAAATTTATTGAATTTATAATCAAAATTTGAATGACAGCAATCCATTCAATGCATTACACTCTAACGAGAAACGACTGCTAAAGAATGTTGGATATGATGATTCCGTTTTGATATTACTATTGTCTTGGAAACGAAAAACAAGAAACAGGAAAGTTCGCCATCTAGAGACCATCGGAAACCTGCTTCAAAAAATAAACCGCCCTACTTACACAATAGAACGGTTTATGGAAACTGGGCAAAACAATTCTCCCCAAAATATGAAATGTTATTCCCAATGCAAAGAAAAGAAGCTCTGCACGATTGTTTTTGCGGGATTCCTTAAAGTGATGATTATTTTTTTAAAGTCGAGAACCGAGAACCCAAGACCCTTTCAATTAAATCAATCCTAAATCTTTTACCATTGCCACGAGATGGATGGCATTCTTGGCTTTAAAGTGAATACAAAGTTTCCCTACCCGTTTTTCTACAGAGCTCAAACTATTTGGCAGAATGTTTACATCCCGAAAGTGTTCACTTATCTCCTTTTGGGACAGACCGTTTGCAAGTTGCGCCATTAGGGCGATATCGTAATCTTCTATAACAGGAGTGGTCTTTCTGGAGAGGGCATTTTCCACTTGGGATGAAAGATAGATCTCTCCATTAAAAACCCTATTTATTGCAGTTTTCAGTTCTTCCAGCCCTATTCTGCCTTTGCACACATAAGCGTTTAGCTTGTGGTGCATAATAAGAGAGCGCACCCTTTGCAGTCGGTCTTCTACGGAATAGGCTATAATGGGCAATTCGGGATGTTTTCGTTTTAGTGCGGCTATCAGTTCTTCCCCAGAAGTAAATGTTTGTTCTCTATGGTCGGGGGTATAGGAGAGATCTGTTATCAACAAATCAAATGGGGCCTTCTCCAAAATTGCCTTTTCTATTTTTAGAAGGCATCATCGCAATACACAACTTCTGTAATGGCTTCAATCTTTAAAGCATGCAGAACAGAGATGACGCCTTGGTTGATACAATCTAGGTCGTCTGAAATAAGCACTTTTTTAAACATACTCAAATAATTATAGTTGCTTTAAACCCTTTATTTGGTTCTGATTCAAAAGTAATAGTTCCGTTTATCGCTGCTATGCGGGATTCCGCATTCTGAAGCCCATTTTTGCATTTTATTGTACAACCCTTCCCATTATCGGCATATTTAATGGCAATAGTTTTTCCTTTTTGATCAAAATTAAGCACCACCGCAGTAGCGTTACTATGCTTTGCCATATTGGTCATCAACTCCTGCAATACCCTGTAGAGATTGGTTTTTTTGATATCAGATACGGTGCTCCAATCAATGATGCCAACATCACGTCGGATTACCGATACCTGCTGGTTCTCATAACCCAACAACAGATCTGAGAGCACTTCTTGGAAATTCTCAACAGCAACGACACTGTTTTCTTTGGAGATATCTCTACTCTTGTTGTAGATAGATTCCAGATCGTCCAGAATCTCATCTTTCCCGACGGGCTTGCTCTGTAGTTTGGCCATCAGCCTGTACACATCGTTTGCCACTTCGTCGTGTACCTTTTTCGAAATACGCTTTTCAGTGGTTTGTACTTGTTGAACCTTCTCTTGTTTGTGTTTGTATTTTATTGTTAAATAGAGGACAACGGCAACCACAAATCCTACTGAAGCCAAAGCCAAAAGCAGTATCGTCCAGGTCTTCTGCTTTTCCTTTTCCAATTGGGCGGCAACGGTATTTTTGCGTTCCTTCTCCACATTGTACTTCATAAAAGCATTTTTATTCTCTGCCAATTGCTTTTCTGTGGCGATGCTATCAGTTATTTTTTCAAACTGTACAATTTTAGGATCAGGGCTCATTGTTACAAACACAGAAAGCGCATCTTCCAAATAAGAAAGGCCGTTCATTGTATTCGCCACGGCGTAGGCTTTGTTCGCATAATCCAATGCCTGTTTTGTATCGTTTTGGTCAAAATAATAGAGCGCCAGACTTTTATAGCTGGAATATTTCCCCGCCATATCATTTTTGCTTTCTCTCAGTGCCAGAGCCTGCTGCATATTTGCTAATGCTGCCGCACTTTCACCAGTTTTTGCCAGTGCCACTCCCTTATTGTTTAACAACCTGGCAAAGGACACTGTATTTTCCTTTACGCCACCTTTTATCAATGCAAGGTCAAATTGCTCCAAGGCTTTTTTATACCGCCCCATATCCATATAAACATTCCCTATATTGTTTAAAAGAGTAAGGCTATCATTCTGGTTAGCCGAAAAGCGTAAGGCGTTGCCATAGGCATCAATGCACTCTTCAAATCGATGCGTAGCCCTGTAGATTCTACCCAACTGATTGTAAAGTCCCTTTTTAGCGTCAACCAAAGTATCTGCAAATGGAGAATTATCTATTAATTCCAAGGCATCCACAAAAGCCGTTTCACTTTCAAAATTATTTCCCATTTCAAACTCAGCGATGGCAATCATCCGTAAATCCTCTATCGCACCATAGGTGTTCTTGTCCCTTAGGTGCTTTTCCTTTAAACCTGTGTAATAAGTAATCGCCTTCGGAAAATCTGAACTGTGCTGTGGATTTATAATATGATTATAGTGATAGGTTGTGCTGTCAATATTATATTGACCGATCATTGTATTTGGCAAAATGCCTATGATAAGGCAAAAAAAGAGAAATGAAAATAGGAGTTTCTTAATTTTTCAAAAATAGGAAGTAATTGTTAATTACCCGAAGTAAAACCGCGTTAGGTTAGGGATTAGGAGTTAGCGAAGAGCGATTAGGGGATTTTTAGATTATTGGATTGTTGGATTGTTGGATTGTTGGACTGTTGGATTTTTTTTAATTACGCTTTATCGAGAAAAGCTTTTTTATTGTTGAAGTACATAATGGATTTAATATATTTGATTTTCTCCCCCGATTAATTTATGCAAATGCGGTTTCCCGTAATGGGATGCGTTTGTATTGTTTTATATTTGAAGAAAAACCAAAATTACCCAACCAATTAATGTCCAAAGAAAAAATTACCCTATCCCAATTAGAACAGTATCTATCAAAAGCGGCCTGGATTTTAAAAGGTCCAGTTGATGCTTCTGATTTTAAAGTATATATCTTCCCACTGCTTTTCTTTAAGCGAATTTCTGATGTTTATGATGAAGAGTATAAAATCGCTTTGGAAGAATCTGAAGGCGATAAAGAGTACGCTTCTTTACCAGAATTTCACCGATTTGAAATACCACAAGATTGTCATTGGAATGACGTGCGCGAAACAACTACTAACGTTGGACATGCTATAGAGAAGGCTTTGCGTGGAATTGAACAAGCCAATCAGGAATACCTCTATGGTATTTTTGGAGATGCACAATGGAGCAATAAAAATAAGCTTTCGGATAGATTGCTGAATGATTTAATAGAACACTTCTCTCAATACGATTTAAGCAATAGCAATGTAGATTCAGATTTGCTAGGCAATTCGTATGAATACCTTATCAAACACTTTGCTGACTTAACCAATAAAAAAGCAGGGGAGTTTTATACGCCACGCTCGGTGGTACATTTGCTAGGGTTGATTCTTGATCCTCACGAAGGTGAGACTATTTACGATCCCGCTTGTGGTACTGGGGGAATGCTTTTAGAATGCGTAGATAATTTAAAACACAACAATGAAGATTTTCGTACTCTGAAGTTATACGGACAAGAGAAAAACCTAACGTCTAGTTCCATTGCTAGAATGAATATGTTTCTACACGGTATTGAGGATTTTCAAATTGTTAGAGGCGACACCTTGCGCAATCCTGCATTCTTTGAAGCAGATGGATTAAAGACTTTTGACTGTGTAATTGCAAACCCACCTTTTTCTTTAAAAGAATGGGGTGCAGAAAATTGGGTAAACGATCCTTTTGGTAGAAATATAGCAGGAGTACCGCCAAAAGGCAATGGCGATATGGCTTGGGTGCAGCATATGATTAAATCTATGAACAGCACTGGCCGTATGACGGTTGTACTACCGCACGGGGCCTTGTTTAGAAAAGGAGCGGAGGGCAGAATACGTGAAGAATTATTAAAACAGGATTTACTGGAAGCGGTAATTGGTTTAGGGCCTAATATATTTTATGGTACCCAATTAGCAGCTTGTGTACTTATTTTTAAACAGAACAAGGAAGCCAATAAAAAAGGAAAAGTACTTTTTATAGACGGGAGTGAACAAGTGCGCGTAGGCAGGGCCCAGAATTATTTGGAACCAGAGCATGTGCAACAATTGTTTGATTGGTATAATGGGTATGAAGATGTAGAAAACTATGTAAAAGTTGCTTCTAAAGCGGATTTAAAAGAAAACGATTATAACCTAAACATTCCGCTGTATGTGGAAAAAATAATAGAAGATAATTTACCGTCTGTAGAGGAAGCATTGACAGATTTAAAAACTGCTTGGAATGAAAGTTTAAAAGCGGAAGATAAGTTTAAAATAATATTAAAGAAGTTTGTTCAATGAGCAATAAAGATTTTATAGAAAAAATAATTCAATCATATGTTGATTCTCGAGAGCTCAGCTATGGAAATGGTGGATATAACATAACACGTGGCATGAGTCATTCAAGTTCAGGAAAAGCTGAAGATTTGTTTGCACTTTTTGTTGCAAACTATTTAGATGATAATGATTTAAAATTTTTAGTTGACAAACCTATTTCAGCCAATATAAGTACTCAAAAGCGTAAAAAAACTTTTAAGCCCGATTTAGCTATAGAACAGAACAATCAACTTACACATTATTTTGACTTAAAAATGGACTTAGGTTGGAATAGAGATATTGAACATTATTTATATGTTAAAAATAACTTTATCAATGAACTGAAAAAGTCTAAAACGGCATCGTATAAAATATTGGGAGGTAAAAAGGAAATACAAATTGCTGATGCATTAATATACCAAATTGTTATACTCACTCCCAAAAATGGAAATGCTAAAGCATTAAGGAAAAACATAGAAGTTGCAAAAAAATTGGAAAATGTAAAATTATATATTTTAACTGAAGGAGTCCATCTCAATTTTTATAATCCAAAAGAACGAGAAAGTTTGATAATAAGAGATGATCAATTTGAAAAACTTTTGCAGGATACAAAACAAAAATTAATATGACTCAACAACAACTAGAAAAATACCTCTGGGGTGCAGCCACACAATTACGCGGAACCATAGATGCAGGAG comes from Aequorivita sublithincola DSM 14238 and encodes:
- a CDS encoding histone H1, which produces MKELIEKIHGEFETFKTESDSLTEKGVKAAGARARKSTLELEKLLKQFRKVSIEESKK
- a CDS encoding response regulator: MEKAPFDLLITDLSYTPDHREQTFTSGEELIAALKRKHPELPIIAYSVEDRLQRVRSLIMHHKLNAYVCKGRIGLEELKTAINRVFNGEIYLSSQVENALSRKTTPVIEDYDIALMAQLANGLSQKEISEHFRDVNILPNSLSSVEKRVGKLCIHFKAKNAIHLVAMVKDLGLI
- a CDS encoding tetratricopeptide repeat-containing sensor histidine kinase; the protein is MIGQYNIDSTTYHYNHIINPQHSSDFPKAITYYTGLKEKHLRDKNTYGAIEDLRMIAIAEFEMGNNFESETAFVDALELIDNSPFADTLVDAKKGLYNQLGRIYRATHRFEECIDAYGNALRFSANQNDSLTLLNNIGNVYMDMGRYKKALEQFDLALIKGGVKENTVSFARLLNNKGVALAKTGESAAALANMQQALALRESKNDMAGKYSSYKSLALYYFDQNDTKQALDYANKAYAVANTMNGLSYLEDALSVFVTMSPDPKIVQFEKITDSIATEKQLAENKNAFMKYNVEKERKNTVAAQLEKEKQKTWTILLLALASVGFVVAVVLYLTIKYKHKQEKVQQVQTTEKRISKKVHDEVANDVYRLMAKLQSKPVGKDEILDDLESIYNKSRDISKENSVVAVENFQEVLSDLLLGYENQQVSVIRRDVGIIDWSTVSDIKKTNLYRVLQELMTNMAKHSNATAVVLNFDQKGKTIAIKYADNGKGCTIKCKNGLQNAESRIAAINGTITFESEPNKGFKATIII
- a CDS encoding type I restriction-modification system subunit M — its product is MSKEKITLSQLEQYLSKAAWILKGPVDASDFKVYIFPLLFFKRISDVYDEEYKIALEESEGDKEYASLPEFHRFEIPQDCHWNDVRETTTNVGHAIEKALRGIEQANQEYLYGIFGDAQWSNKNKLSDRLLNDLIEHFSQYDLSNSNVDSDLLGNSYEYLIKHFADLTNKKAGEFYTPRSVVHLLGLILDPHEGETIYDPACGTGGMLLECVDNLKHNNEDFRTLKLYGQEKNLTSSSIARMNMFLHGIEDFQIVRGDTLRNPAFFEADGLKTFDCVIANPPFSLKEWGAENWVNDPFGRNIAGVPPKGNGDMAWVQHMIKSMNSTGRMTVVLPHGALFRKGAEGRIREELLKQDLLEAVIGLGPNIFYGTQLAACVLIFKQNKEANKKGKVLFIDGSEQVRVGRAQNYLEPEHVQQLFDWYNGYEDVENYVKVASKADLKENDYNLNIPLYVEKIIEDNLPSVEEALTDLKTAWNESLKAEDKFKIILKKFVQ